AGGTTAGTTTTGATCCCAAACGCTATGAGTTGTAGATTCTTGTAAGAGAAACGTGTggtgttttcaatatttctatcACATTACAAGTTGATGGGAGCTTCTTCACATATATTCGAAAACAGTGAGCCATGGTGTTTTATGATATTGTATCATGAAACAATGTTTatgtaccatggttcacacgtttttatcgtttttggtcgttaaataataaatctctCGAAAAAATAATGCTGAAACACAGAGTATTTccgtaattatatttaaaaaaatgacatttataaaaaagcacacaaataaatttcgattttagctactacaccttcccctacaaaaaaattactcatacatgaaataatttatttaaaaataaactgacacgataatattatatttgtatattgaatattgattgaaaaataattaatggctTTGAtgtttgtgtaaaataaaaataactttgaaaaagaaattgCACAAAGAAACTTTCGATCGATACAATCAAATATGGCCTTATAAGGatcgaacaattttaaaaattgcctgaaaaagtctaaaaaacaacacttttctatattcccatacagaagattcgtaataataattaaaagtcaatttcaactttaataccatacatttttattttttgacataatGTAATTGTTgacttattaaatttatttttttatttttttatcttactaGCTGACCCGATGTCCCGAGTAGcagaataagtatttaaaaaaaaaaaaatcgactctTAGGAGGtacgaagttcgccgggtcaaCTAGTTTGATATAAACTTAGTTATGTAAATAGCTGCAATCAAAATACCCATTAGTGCCGCATGGTATATCTGTGCTTGATTTGGCAGTTGTTGATTCCATTGAATGTTTAGAAGTTCCATAATGTACTTGAGGATGATCCTCTAAATCGTGGGCTGTACATGGCCGCCAATCAACTCCTTggacattattattacataccGCAACATCATATTCACATTTGTTTGGATAAAGTTGAAGTTCTCCTTTCAAATTTACGCCACAAATTGGATCGGAATCATATGGTTCGTCACATGCTTCCGGACAATTATTAGCCCATGTTGATACCACAGCAATTATGaagaaaactattaaatttgaaaatatttcatctttaatgCTTCAGAAAAACTTCGAAATAACAAATTACCAAAAACTGTCTTTAAAAACTCCATTGTAGGTACACGTTGAACAATTGTCGTCTTACACGattctttcatttaaaattccaccaaaatgcatttatataattttatcgaattttttttcagaaaatgtaaCTATTGGAATTTTCTCAAGTAGGGGAGTGTGGGGTAATTGGCACCATCTTTaggaatattgttaataaaactcataattactataatttatacttttatttagcATGAAAGTAAGTTGTACTTACCTGGTTATCAGAAAATCATAGAGAAATCTTAAGCCTATGTAACATTTGGcgagaattaaaaaattctggATTGTGTCTTTGCTCCAATTTCCCGAACGTTCGTAAAATAGGAGCCAATAAATATCCAATTAGTCGAATGGGagccattaaaattttagtcaGCCTAGAGTAGTCTCATCTTTGATTTATGTCAGTCTcaaattaatctaattttatatatcaaagaattaaataacaaaaggaACATTTGGTGAGAAATTGAGGTGTATGGCGTTGGcgtggaaaaataaaaagaagtggGATGAACATTCTTGGAGCACTCATGACACATATTACCTTCATATTTTTTCCTATTTCCCACTaaacttcaaattattttagttacGAGGAATAAAAAATCCTGCGATGGGTAATGCTGCGAAGGTAGCATATTTTGGTATCAGAATTGCAATTGTCAGCTTTACTCTATCTCTGTCGTGTTTAGACTCTTTCAATATTAGtttaaatgaattgtttttcataattttatattggttttttgcattcacttgaataaatattgactactaataaatattttgctattTGCTACTTATTGACTactaatatatattatgttttcattttttctttggtCTCATGAgtcttaaaatttgaatatgaaaaGTGTTTTGATTGAGATCGTTGCAAACAACTCAAGTAAATAACTTTTCAGTCGTATTAACAACCATCGGGTATGTTTGGATTTTCATACACCCAACAAGGCTCTCCTAATAACTTTTTTGGCTtcatattttttctcaaaaatattttaatatccaataaagaaaaatttaaaaaaaagtttttttaattgatatttccttttacaattaaaaattggtttttctaaacaataaattcaaacaccagtgacgtcaacacatcgttttATAACGCCACCGCGcggagaaataataaaataacatgcaaaaTGATAAATAGAGTATGCTTTTACTCCATAATAACATAGTTATCCATAGAAACAAAccaaaaatgtgatttttgcGTAATCACGTCCGAATTACTCACAGGCTCAACTGGTGTACGTTACAACCAAtaacaaatcttttttattaaaaaatataccaattttttattaataattaattattcttaagaTGAATGTGGCAAATCTATTCAGAGACAACGATTACCAAAAGAAACAATGTTACAAATGCGCAGAGTTAGTCTGATTAACGTAGACagacctaaattaaaaaaataacgaaaaaagtgTAACGAAATGTCTCAGATATTTTTCAATGGTACCAACTAAGTTCTGCCAAAGCCAATCTGAATCTTGTTCTGAAACtatgaaaaaatgataatattccagaaaataaaattcagtattttaaaaattttaactttaatgatttattacatgtttttacattcaaactctAAATagtgaaacttaaaaatttggcATAAAATGCAGTAAATTATCTTAACAAAGACGCCATTCATTAGTATTTGCTTTGCAATTAGCCACATTTAATTCACAtttatttgagaattttttgGTTTGACCAGCTTTATTTCTTCCACAAACTGGTGAATAGTTTTGTGGACAATATGTTGGACATACACTACCCCAAACTGATTCCATTGCCATAGCAATTAGAACGAAAACTGAAATTCggtaaagtttattaaaaaatacatattgtgaaaaataaaataaattatataaatcttacctaataattgttttaagaaACGCATTGTTATAATTTGAGTTGAGTTGCTAAATTTCTTTAGTAGGTGTTACTTActttaactgaatttttttccatCCTTTTATATGAATTTGGAAAAGACCTTCATTTGAGTAAATATTagctataaattaatatttttcaatttttattgttttgtcgACCCCACGTGTCTTTATATTAACTATTAATCAACgctgtataaataatttctggcagacattttatttaattgcacTATCGTATTCTTAGTAAATATGCCTTTAGTAGTTTGGTATGGTATCAATGTGAGCGAATCTTTGCAAGTGATTTCTATCGAAAGTTTGTCTGATTATTCTTATCAGGATCTTcagaataaacaattttatagtatatacatgtgaaaacaaacaattgactgacttaattgttgaaataccatgtatagacagtgttgattacagacaaaaattaatctatgttgctcatttacgaacttgatttCACTTTTTACGGTCTCAGCACGCTAAATTTGAGCATGataactcttttcgtttttgagtaatcgtgatgacagacagacaaccggaaatggactaataaggtgattttatgaacacctataccaaaattttgttcatggtatcattatttttaagcgttacaaacttgggactaaacttaatataccttcgtatatttcatatacatggtataataatgcatATCATTCTGGCCATTCTGAAGCGCAGAGAATGTACGAATGTACCAATACGAATGTACCGTAAATAGTACCTTATATTATAAGACCATTTATTTGGCGTTCACTgtctaagtaaataaaaatatccatattaataaaaataattctagatAACGTTCCTATATAAGTAATCGATTCTCTGCCTAAAAGGGTAATTGACCTGTAACAAATTTGTGGGTACGAATATTATGGTCTCtttaaaacatacatatattaacCAGTTAAGAACTATCATAGTAAAACACTTATAAAGgcctatttataaatttgtaccatataaacatatattggtaatatatatatttgtatgatGAACGAGCCTTATCGtcattttaaaatcgattttcttttgttttaaataatatgcgGTTTAGTTTGTGAGCAAGTTATAATAGACACTGTTTATGATGTATACATGTATGTCATCTCCTAAGTATTGACTCCGTGCGTAGTCACGGTACCTACAGGGACAGTTAAATCGACGCCAGCGCTTCCAGCGGATAATTTTGGCCTAGAAGGGCGTTGGTGtgtccaatttttaattttttacatgcaAATAGCataacaaatgtcaaattaaaaataattaagcaataaaaattttaaaacaaatgtcaaattaaaaaataattaaggtgTTTCGATGCCAAAACgaaagataattattaaaaacagccctttttacatgatAATAAGTgctcaataagtgcttttaagaacgttttaccatttacataaaacacttatcaatattcctcaagatttaagctttaaaatcataccaaaattaagaactgtgtaaaaatgaaaaactttttttggtaaaaacaatgactttgatagttaatttctcctaatcACTACAGAtaatcgatattaatttttcgcaaaagatgtataaaagttcaaatctttggtatcattttcaatttacggtatcgaaataccttaaagtgttaaaatgaaaaaagttaaaattttatttatcaattaatcatcctttaaTAGGTAAGTCTTTTGTGAAAACTTCTTATCGATTCTCCGTatggtttatgagaaatgtgctttttcttcgataaaaaaactaactttgatagttaatttctcctaaaccgtttagagaatcgatatgaactTTTAAGggcgtataaaaggatgattaattgataaatataatttcaaattttttagattactttcattttttcggtatcgaaataccttaaatgatCTTATTGCGttataaattctgaaaataagtatttttaatgtaaattaacataattacttatttaaatgtgTAAATATGTGAGTGTAATCCATAGAATTATAtttccatccatacaattataataattaaaatgtgtaCCATGAACTCGTCCAATAAAATTCATACCCGGTACGAATACAGGGTATTCAAAGTAACTAtgcttgttgaaaattttgatcagaatgatccgaaaaatattttggggtggtttgaaaaatttttccagaaagccatttttttatctaatcgtGCGGAGTCCTTTGTTAcaaatatactaattttatcTGACTTTCAAAGAAAATACTTGTATGGAACTGCACAAAATTCTGGTAGTTatctgaaattttgtaaaatttctacCATGTATAGGGAGATATCCATATTTATTCTTTTGGCTGTATATAtccattataaataattaagtttatgTTTTATGTGCCTAATATACCATGAATCAGATCAATTCTTGATAATGCCTGGTTTGATACCTGGTAGTAAATAATTGTGTCAAATGTGGTGTTATGTATGTAGGTGGAGATATGTGTTTACAACAAATACGTTTAATAACTagaattggtttttgaaattattatttgtattacaaacaaatgtgttttatttacaCAAGTTGCCTACGCTTGTTTTTCCTTGTGGTTATCATTGACA
This genomic interval from Chrysoperla carnea chromosome 1, inChrCarn1.1, whole genome shotgun sequence contains the following:
- the LOC123290452 gene encoding vasotab-like; protein product: MRFLKQLLVFVLIAMAMESVWGSVCPTYCPQNYSPVCGRNKAGQTKKFSNKCELNVANCKANTNEWRLC
- the LOC123290402 gene encoding uncharacterized protein LOC123290402, which encodes MKESCKTTIVQRVPTMEFLKTVFVFFIIAVVSTWANNCPEACDEPYDSDPICGVNLKGELQLYPNKCEYDVAVCNNNVQGVDWRPCTAHDLEDHPQVHYGTSKHSMESTTAKSSTDIPCGTNGYFDCSYLHN